A region of Toxorhynchites rutilus septentrionalis strain SRP chromosome 1, ASM2978413v1, whole genome shotgun sequence DNA encodes the following proteins:
- the LOC129767827 gene encoding splicing factor 1 isoform X1, whose amino-acid sequence MTSKYKDKDRGRDRDGESSHSLGKGRDRDREWKRSRSGSRHREHRDRERTRGHERDRNRDRDGHRRRSRSKSKERRRRSRSRSRDRRRSRDRGYDRGGSRASDRGSTRGHTESRDNDNSGYDYKGLEFTQSVIESMMSTAANAKSFAELLNSYNTQQQIQQQQQQIQAQKALLEAHNENSQSSDLGRGYGPGGSGNNSGSEADSRRRKKKSRWAGGDHDKTFIPGMPTILPAGMTQDQQEAYLVQLQIEEISRKLRTGDLMIPQNPEERSPSPEPIYSSDGKRLNTREFRTRKKLEEQRHQLIQRMQCMNPEFKPPSDYKPPVIRVSDKVLIPQEEHPDINFVGLLIGPRGNTLKAMEKDTGAKIIIRGKGSVKEGKVGRKDGQPLPGEDEPLHAFITASNPEAVKKAVDRIKDVIRQGIEVPEGHNDLRRMQLRELAQLNGTLRETDGPRCTNCGSNEHKSWLCPDKPNVTNNIVCSSCGGAGHIAKDCRSKRPGLGGPPANDNQAKIDEEYLSLMAELGEGPPPDTTNQSSSTHTRPSYGLFEPRQAPRPLMQAQAPPIPTTSAPMPHPMAQWSHPALAPVPGPPPPPPQMMGSWGQQPPPPGGASPELMPPGTAPLPRFPQSYPPPPPGISQQPLAPGTGPVSVPSWGGSNGSAVAPPLMPPGSWQPPGGAPGTGHLPPPPMPTGLPPAHLLNAPPPPPPPSS is encoded by the exons atgacttcaaaATACAAGGACAAGGATCGTGGCCGGGACCGCGATGGAGAATCGAGCCATTCGTTGGGAAAAGGACGCGACCGAGACCGCGAATGGAAAAG atctcGTTCGGGAAGCCGTCACCGGGAACATAGGGACCGCGAACGTACCCGTGGCCACGAGCGTGACCGTAACCGTGACCGAGACGGTCATCGGCGGCGCAGCCGGAGTAAATCGAAGGAACGTCGTCGTCGCAGCCGCTCTCGCAGCCGTGACCGCAGGCGTTCCCGCGATCGGGGCTATGACCGGGGAGGAAGTCGTGCCTCGGATCGGGGATCAACGCGTGGACATACCGAGAGCCGGGACAATGATAATAGCGGGTACGATTACAAGGGATTGGAGTTTACGCAAAGTGTGATCGAGTCGATGATGTCAACGGCGGCGAATGCCAAGAGTTTTGCCGAGTTACTGAACAGTTACAACACGCAGCAGCAAattcagcaacagcagcaacagatTCAGGCCCAGAAGGCACTGCTGGAAGCACATAATGAAAATAGTCAGTCATCGGATCTTGGCAGAGGTT ATGGTCCCGGAGGTAGCGGTAACAATAGTGGCAGCGAAGCTGACAGCCGACGGAGAAAGAAGAAATCTCGCTGGGCTGGTGGTGATCACGATAAAACCTTCATTCCGGGGATGCCCACTATACTGCCAGCAGGAATGACACAGGACCAACAGGAAGCTTATTTAG TTCAGCTACAGATTGAGGAGATCAGCCGGAAGCTTCGCACAGGGGATCTGATGATACCGCAGAATCCGGAAGAAAG ATCGCCCTCTCCGGAACCTATTTATAGTAGCGATGGCAAGCGACTGAATACCCGCGAGTTTCGAACTAGGAAAAAGCTCGAGGAGCAGCGCCATCAGCTGATCCAACGCATGCAATGCATGAATCCGGAGTTCAAGCCACCATCGGATTACAA ACCACCAGTGATTCGTGTCAGCGACAAGGTGCTTATCCCGCAGGAAGAACACCCGGACATCAATTTCGTAGGGCTGCTCATTGGACCGCGTGGAAACACCCTTAAAGCGATGGAGAAGGACACCGGAGCGAAAATCATTATTCGTGGAAAGGGTTCCGTTAAGGAGGGCAAAGTTGGCCGCAAGGACGGTCAACCGCTGCCTGGGGAGGACGAACCGCTGCATGCCTTTATCACAGCTAGCAATCCGGAAGCGGTAAAGAAGGCGGTCGACCGTATTAAGGATGTCATTCGACAGGGAATAGAGGTTCCGGAGGGTCACAACGATTTGCGTCGGATGCAGTTGCGAGAGTTGGCGCAGCTCAATGGAACTCTGCGCGAAACCGACGGTCCGCGTTGTACCAACTGTGGCTCAAACGAACACAAAAGTTGGCTCTGTCCAGATAAACCAAATGTTACGAACAATATTGTGTGCTCGTCCTGCGGCGGGGCTGGCCACATTGCTAAGGATTGTCGCAGCAAGCGGCCGGGACTGGGTGGTCCACCGGCCAATGACAACCAAGCTAAGATCGACGAAGAGTACTTGAGTTTGATGGCCGAGCTGGGTGAAGGTCCACCACCGGATACAACCAACCAATCAAGCTCCACCCACACCAGACCATCTTACGGACTCTTCGAGCCAAGACAAGCTCCCAGACCACTGATGCAAGCACAGGCTCCCCCTATACCGACTACTTCGGCCCCAATGCCACATCCGATGGCTCAATGGAGCCATCCGGCCTTGGCTCCAGTCCCAGGACCTCCTCCGCCACCACCGCAAATGATGGGATCCTGGGGTCAGCAACCACCGCCACCGGGTGGTGCGAGTCCCGAACTGATGCCCCCTGGAACCGCACCGCTTCCACGGTTCCCACAAAGCTATCCTCCACCACCGCCGGGAATTTCCCAGCAACCTCTAGCACCCGGGACGGGACCCGTTTCGGTACCCTCCTGGGGTGGAAGCAATGGTTCAGCAGTGGCTCCTCCACTGATGCCGCCAGGATCGTGGCAGCCACCGGGCGGAGCTCCGGGCACTGGTCACCTCCCACCGCCCCCGATGCCGACCGGGCTTCCGCCGGCACATCTGCTGAACGCACCGCCACCACCACCCCCGCCTTCGTCTTAG
- the LOC129767827 gene encoding splicing factor 1 isoform X2: protein MTSKYKDKDRGRDRDGESSHSLGKGRDRDREWKRSRSGSRHREHRDRERTRGHERDRNRDRDGHRRRSRSKSKERRRRSRSRSRDRRRSRDRGYDRGGSRASDRGSTRGHTESRDNDNSGYDYKGLEFTQSVIESMMSTAANAKSFAELLNSYNTQQQIQQQQQQIQAQKALLEAHNENSQSSDLGRDGPGGSGNNSGSEADSRRRKKKSRWAGGDHDKTFIPGMPTILPAGMTQDQQEAYLVQLQIEEISRKLRTGDLMIPQNPEERSPSPEPIYSSDGKRLNTREFRTRKKLEEQRHQLIQRMQCMNPEFKPPSDYKPPVIRVSDKVLIPQEEHPDINFVGLLIGPRGNTLKAMEKDTGAKIIIRGKGSVKEGKVGRKDGQPLPGEDEPLHAFITASNPEAVKKAVDRIKDVIRQGIEVPEGHNDLRRMQLRELAQLNGTLRETDGPRCTNCGSNEHKSWLCPDKPNVTNNIVCSSCGGAGHIAKDCRSKRPGLGGPPANDNQAKIDEEYLSLMAELGEGPPPDTTNQSSSTHTRPSYGLFEPRQAPRPLMQAQAPPIPTTSAPMPHPMAQWSHPALAPVPGPPPPPPQMMGSWGQQPPPPGGASPELMPPGTAPLPRFPQSYPPPPPGISQQPLAPGTGPVSVPSWGGSNGSAVAPPLMPPGSWQPPGGAPGTGHLPPPPMPTGLPPAHLLNAPPPPPPPSS from the exons atgacttcaaaATACAAGGACAAGGATCGTGGCCGGGACCGCGATGGAGAATCGAGCCATTCGTTGGGAAAAGGACGCGACCGAGACCGCGAATGGAAAAG atctcGTTCGGGAAGCCGTCACCGGGAACATAGGGACCGCGAACGTACCCGTGGCCACGAGCGTGACCGTAACCGTGACCGAGACGGTCATCGGCGGCGCAGCCGGAGTAAATCGAAGGAACGTCGTCGTCGCAGCCGCTCTCGCAGCCGTGACCGCAGGCGTTCCCGCGATCGGGGCTATGACCGGGGAGGAAGTCGTGCCTCGGATCGGGGATCAACGCGTGGACATACCGAGAGCCGGGACAATGATAATAGCGGGTACGATTACAAGGGATTGGAGTTTACGCAAAGTGTGATCGAGTCGATGATGTCAACGGCGGCGAATGCCAAGAGTTTTGCCGAGTTACTGAACAGTTACAACACGCAGCAGCAAattcagcaacagcagcaacagatTCAGGCCCAGAAGGCACTGCTGGAAGCACATAATGAAAATAGTCAGTCATCGGATCTTGGCAGAG ATGGTCCCGGAGGTAGCGGTAACAATAGTGGCAGCGAAGCTGACAGCCGACGGAGAAAGAAGAAATCTCGCTGGGCTGGTGGTGATCACGATAAAACCTTCATTCCGGGGATGCCCACTATACTGCCAGCAGGAATGACACAGGACCAACAGGAAGCTTATTTAG TTCAGCTACAGATTGAGGAGATCAGCCGGAAGCTTCGCACAGGGGATCTGATGATACCGCAGAATCCGGAAGAAAG ATCGCCCTCTCCGGAACCTATTTATAGTAGCGATGGCAAGCGACTGAATACCCGCGAGTTTCGAACTAGGAAAAAGCTCGAGGAGCAGCGCCATCAGCTGATCCAACGCATGCAATGCATGAATCCGGAGTTCAAGCCACCATCGGATTACAA ACCACCAGTGATTCGTGTCAGCGACAAGGTGCTTATCCCGCAGGAAGAACACCCGGACATCAATTTCGTAGGGCTGCTCATTGGACCGCGTGGAAACACCCTTAAAGCGATGGAGAAGGACACCGGAGCGAAAATCATTATTCGTGGAAAGGGTTCCGTTAAGGAGGGCAAAGTTGGCCGCAAGGACGGTCAACCGCTGCCTGGGGAGGACGAACCGCTGCATGCCTTTATCACAGCTAGCAATCCGGAAGCGGTAAAGAAGGCGGTCGACCGTATTAAGGATGTCATTCGACAGGGAATAGAGGTTCCGGAGGGTCACAACGATTTGCGTCGGATGCAGTTGCGAGAGTTGGCGCAGCTCAATGGAACTCTGCGCGAAACCGACGGTCCGCGTTGTACCAACTGTGGCTCAAACGAACACAAAAGTTGGCTCTGTCCAGATAAACCAAATGTTACGAACAATATTGTGTGCTCGTCCTGCGGCGGGGCTGGCCACATTGCTAAGGATTGTCGCAGCAAGCGGCCGGGACTGGGTGGTCCACCGGCCAATGACAACCAAGCTAAGATCGACGAAGAGTACTTGAGTTTGATGGCCGAGCTGGGTGAAGGTCCACCACCGGATACAACCAACCAATCAAGCTCCACCCACACCAGACCATCTTACGGACTCTTCGAGCCAAGACAAGCTCCCAGACCACTGATGCAAGCACAGGCTCCCCCTATACCGACTACTTCGGCCCCAATGCCACATCCGATGGCTCAATGGAGCCATCCGGCCTTGGCTCCAGTCCCAGGACCTCCTCCGCCACCACCGCAAATGATGGGATCCTGGGGTCAGCAACCACCGCCACCGGGTGGTGCGAGTCCCGAACTGATGCCCCCTGGAACCGCACCGCTTCCACGGTTCCCACAAAGCTATCCTCCACCACCGCCGGGAATTTCCCAGCAACCTCTAGCACCCGGGACGGGACCCGTTTCGGTACCCTCCTGGGGTGGAAGCAATGGTTCAGCAGTGGCTCCTCCACTGATGCCGCCAGGATCGTGGCAGCCACCGGGCGGAGCTCCGGGCACTGGTCACCTCCCACCGCCCCCGATGCCGACCGGGCTTCCGCCGGCACATCTGCTGAACGCACCGCCACCACCACCCCCGCCTTCGTCTTAG